From a single Silene latifolia isolate original U9 population chromosome 6, ASM4854445v1, whole genome shotgun sequence genomic region:
- the LOC141586126 gene encoding late embryogenesis abundant protein Lea14-A-like → MSEFIKKATKYAVDKVADIPKPEASIEDVDLKNVAKSGITYLAKLGVLNPYSHSIPICEISFCLKTDNRVIASGNVPDPGSIEAKKTTMLEVPMLVPHDIVLTLVKDLWKDWDIDYELQIGLIVDLPVFGSFTIPLDTKGEIKLPTIGSIFGGGDDEEKEKE, encoded by the exons atGTCGGAATTCATTAAAAAAGCGACGAAATATGCAGTTGATAAGGTAGCTGATATACCAAAACCCGAAGCAAGCATAGAAGATGTTGATCTTAAGAATGTTGCTAAGTCCGGTATTACGTACCTTGCTAAGCTCGGCGTCCTCAATCCTTACTCTCATTCCATTCCTATTTGCGAGATCTCTTTTTGCCTCAAAACTGATAACAG GGTGATAGCATCTGGCAATGTTCCAGACCCAGGGTCGATCGAAGCGAAAAAGACAACAATGTTGGAAGTTCCAATGCTGGTACCACACGACATCGTACTGACCTTAGTTAAAGATCTTTGGAAGGATTGGGACATTGACTATGAGCTCCAGATAGGTCTAATTGTCGACCTCCCCGTCTTTGGTAGCTTCACTATTCCCCTTGATACCAAAGGCGAGATCAAGCTACCCACCATTGGTAGCATCTTTGGTGGTGGAGACGAtgaggagaaggagaaggaatGA
- the LOC141586127 gene encoding RING-H2 finger protein ATL67 has translation MSSPPPPPPPSPSPHSTFSLQSIGLGYSIAIAFAFLVLLSSLLLSSYLCCRRRRRFQHPPSSTPGPTSTIVPRIFFVAEGDNDNDNDNDNDNGNDNGVVGLDRAVINSYPKFQFFKKGEDLESGQNEGNDENNENICSICLCDYKEGEMLRMMPDCKHYFHLCCLDAWLKLNGSCPVCRNSPLPTPVSTPLAEVMPLSQYPDNRRRSSVISSSS, from the coding sequence ATGTCctcccctcctcctcctcctcctccttctccttctcctcaCTCCACTTTCTCCCTTCAATCTATCGGTCTCGGTTACTCTATCGCTATCGCTTTCGCTTTTTTAGTCCTCCTTTCTTCCCTCCTTCTTTCTTCTTACCTCTGTTGTCGTCGACGACGTCGTTTTCAACATCCTCCTTCTTCCACCCCCGGTCCCACCTCAACTATCGTCCCGAGAATCTTCTTCGTCGCTGAAGGCGACAACGACAACGATAACGATAACGATAATGATAACGGTAATGACAACGGTGTAGTTGGACTGGACCGGGCGGTTATTAACTCGTACCCGAAATTTCAGTTTTTTAAAAAAGGAGAAGATTTAGAAAGCGGTCAAAATGAAGGAaatgatgagaataatgagaataTTTGTTCGATTTGTTTGTGTGATTATAAAGAAGGAGAAATGTTGAGAATGATGCCAGATTGTAAGCATTATTTTCATTTATGTTGTCTTGATGCTTGGCTTAAATTAAATGGTTCGTGTCCGGTTTGTCGGAATTCACCGTTACCGACTCCGGTTTCGACTCCGTTAGCTGAAGTTATGCCGCTTTCTCAGTATCCTGATAACCGTCGTCGCTCCTCCGTCATCTCCTCCTCCTCTTAG